Below is a window of Vulpes vulpes isolate BD-2025 chromosome 5, VulVul3, whole genome shotgun sequence DNA.
CCTGTGCGGCTGTGCGCCAGGAAGATGTTGGATTTTACACCTGCTCCGCGCTGCGGCCGAAGCTCCAGCGAGTCGGGTCCCGGTCCTCGTTGGGGTGGTGGAAGGCCCAGTGGCGCGTCCCTCCCCGTGGCAGGTGGGCCTGCTGCTGCTGCGACCAACGCAACCTGTTGACTTTGGTGCTGCTGCCTGAAGCTAATGACTCTCGTGATGTTTTGTCCCTCCAGTGCCAGGAAGGGCGCCTGTGGCCGTCAGACAGCTCCGGGCCTCGGCCATTGGCCTCAGAGGTGAGGAGGGGGTGACAAGGAAGGGGATGACAGGATGAGGAGGGGatagggggtgaggaggggggtgaggaggtgaggagggggcaaggggtgaggagggggaggtgaggagggggcagggggcaaggaggggagtgaggagggagcagggggtgaggagggggtgagaaggaggaggtgaggagggggcagggggtgaggtgagggggaggtgggagggcagggggtgaggagggggcaggggtgaaGGGGTGAGGAGAAGATGGAGGGGGTGAagagggggcaggggctgaggaggaggtgagggggtgAAGGGGGGCAGGGGATGAAGAGGTGGGGGGCACCAGGGTAGCAGAACTGGTGAGGGGCTTGCGGGGCCACAGTGGGATCACGAGataacccccccccaccccgggaaggACCAGGAAGGTTGGGAGGATCCCCCGGAGTGTCCCCGGGGCACCCGTGCTCATCTGCAGCCCCTTGGGGACCCCAGGCTGGGAGTCCCTGACCTGCACACGACCCTCCAGCTGCCTATCGGGGGGGCCTGGCTGATGGGGTGCAGTTTGGGGACACATCTCCATGGCTCACACGAGGCCTGAAATAACACAGCCCTTTACCCGTGAGCCAAACACACAGGTGAGAGGAGGCAGAAGACCACGTGGCCGTGGCCGTCCCTGTAGACGCAGTCGGGTGGTGGAGGCGGGAGGGCCACGGACCCAGGAGCTGCCACAGCTGTTGGGCGAGTGGATGCGGGATCGCAGCCACTCGGGCCCACGCGTGTCCCCGGTCGGTCACTGGAAGTGGCTGCAGGAACTCGTATGCAGAGTGAAGCGGCTGGAAAGGCCTAGagaccagagagaagggaagtcCCTTGTGGTTCTGGGTAACCGAGAGCACGAAGCTCCTGTGAATGATCCATAAGCGGCCCCAGTTCTTGCACCTGCTGCAGGCCGCGCTGCGTGGGTAAAGCTGTGCagcctggggcgggggagggggcggtcccCGCTGGCGAGGGGCTGGACGAGGGGCGCCCAGACGCACCAGGTGCCAGTGTGGCAGCAGCTCCTGCGACCGGGTTTCCAGCTGGCCTGGGGCCTGTGGCCTGTGCGCCCCGGGGTCACcgcagtgggtgggtgggggccgcAGTGGTGACCAAGCCGCTGTTTGCTTTTTGGAATGCTCTTTTCCTGTTGCTCCTGCTCTGTTTGGAGAGCATTGGCACTGCTGCGTGCAGGGCATGTGTGGACACCTGGCCCACGTCACCTCCGCGGCTGCAGCCCGTGCCCCTTCCCTTGCAGGTCATGTACGCCCCGAGGGCCAGGGACAGGTTCGCggcccccaccttcctccctagGGACCGCTTCAGCCGCTTCCAGCCCACCTACCCCTACGTGCAGCACGACATCGACCTCCCCCCCACCATCTCGCTGTCCGACGGGGAGGAGCCGCCGCCCTACCAGGGGCCCTGCGCCCTGCAGCTCAGGGACCCCGAACAGCAGCGGGAGCTCAACCGCGAGTCGGTGAGGGCCCCGCCCAACCGAACCATATTCGACAGCGACCTGCTGGACGTTGCCGCCTGCAGCGCGGGCCCGTGTCCGCCCAGCAGCCACTCGGGCATCAGCGCCAGCACCTGCAGCAGCCACGGCCGGATGGAGGGGCCGCCGCCCGCCTACAGCGAGGTGATGGGCCGGCCCCCAGGTGCTGCCCTCCTCCGGCCCCAGCACAGCACGCTCAGGGGTGGTGGCCCAGTGGCCCCGCAGGACAGCGTGGGGGGCCCGGCGCTGCCCGCCCAGGCCAAGGACAGGAAGCCTGGGAACCTCGCGTGAGCCACCGGCCTGCGCCCAGGAGGAAGCACCCAGGCGGCTGCCGCCCCACCTGGGCCGCCCGGGTCACCTGTTCCGGGAAGGAAAACCCAACGTGTGGCGGAGCTCTTTGCTTCGGGCTCCTTTAGGGGACCTGCGTGGACTGGGCGGAAACCCTACAAACTGCCATCGGGTCCAACCAGCATCAGCATCTGGGGACAGGTGCAAGGATGGGCCTGGccctggtggtgggagggggctcGGGAACACCGTGCGCAGGGTGCTCGGAGGGTATCATGAAACAAGACCCACAGAGGTGTTTGATCTATTTAATTATGAAAGGAGACTTTGCAGAGAAAGGGCCAGAGTGGCCTGTTTTATAATTAATTGATAAAGAAGGATGCATTATTATATATTGTCATGGGGAAGCATCGGCCAGTTTGCTTTTTCTCCCAAGGTGtggaacttttttattttgttttaaaaatatgattcagaATTCCTGTTTTGTGTGCCAAGGTATAAAGTGAAGAAGTTAGATGAATGCAAGGAGTCAATCTGTATCGTGATGACGTGTGTTTAAAAGTTGCACTACCTAAATGTTTCTGAGGGGACTGCTGTGCGCGCGGTTCCGTGTGTCGTCTTCTCACCTGTGGATTGCTGCTCAGCCCGGGAATACCTGGAATCCCCGTAGTCACCAGGGAGGACGTTGGGGGATGTAGCCTAACAAGGCCGGCTTGTGCCAATCAAGGGAGGCAGGACTGCTGCAAGGGTCTGCAGGGGTGAGGGGTCTGGAGACGGGGATGGAGAGGGGGATGGGAGACAGTCCAGCACTCTGACCCGCTGTCACTGGGCCAGTCTCAGCCCGGCTGCACGTTCTTCTGAATCCGAACCCCACACCTGCATCCACGTAGCGCCCGCGTTAGGCAGCGCTGCCCGGCCTCCAGCAGTGCAGTGTCTTCAGTGATTCAGACTTTTTTCACTGTAGCATGAAATATACTCAGatatacacattattttatgCAATAAATTGTCTAAAATGCAAGGTGGTTATTTTCAATACTGTTGAAATACGTGATTGCAGCGCACTCCGTTTTCCCTGTCCTCCCCTGGGCGGCAGGTGGCTCAGCGCAGGCCTGCACAGCTGGCTGGCCGGGGCTCGGCGGCTCGGCGGCTCGGCGGCTCGGCGGCTGGGGCTGGAGGCTCGGCGGCCAGGGCTCGGGGGCTCGGAGGCTCGGAGGCTCGGCGGCGGCCCCGTGCGCCCccggccacccccccccccccgcccccggcccgggagCTGGGTCCTGCTGCGACGCGCTGCCAGCCCGAGGTCGGTTCCAGGCCGGGCAGGGCGGGCCGCGGCTGGCGCCGTCGGGGGGCTGTTCCCCCGCGTGGGAACGGGCCGCGGCTCCGGCCTCTGCAGCCTTGGGGCCAAGTGGGCCCCGCGCATCCGGTCCGTGCGCGTCCCGGGGGTACCCGGGGAGGGGCCCCTTCCTGCGGGGTCTCGGACAGCAGGCGGCTGCTGTGGGTTTGTTCGGGCATCAGGATGTCCACGGGGCACCTCCGGTGCACACGCAGCCtccgcagagggagaaggtgggcaGCGGCTGCCACCGGGCCTCAGGCTGCtacaggtgcaggtgcaggggtgCGGGCCCCCCACTGGGCTCGGCTCAGCCAGCCTCGGAGAGGCTGGGCCCCTCGTCCGGAGGGGACCCCGCGGGTGGGGGTGTCCAGCCAGGCGCCAGGGGTTAGCTGCGTCAGCGTGGGGACCTCAGGAGCAGCTCCCACCGGCCGCCCCCGCAGCTGCAGCTCAGAGCGGCTCGGCCCGTCCCACCTGCCGCCAGGTGAGCTGCGTCTGGAAGCGGGGCCCCCCTACTCACGCTGCGGGCCTGCGGGCGCCCGGGCGGCTCCGCGTGGGTCCGTGGCCTCGGGAGGATGCTGAGCTCCCCTGGACGCCTTGGTCCGCCCCCCGGGGCGGCGTCACGGTGACAGGGACACGGGCCGAGGCTGCAGCGGGTCCCCCGGGAACATCCGCGCCGTGTGCAGCCGCGGGCCCGGGACGGCGGAGGACGGCGGCGGGTGGGGCGGCTGCTGCGTGGGCCTCCGCTCCCCGCCGCCCCAGCGCCTGCGCCACGAGCCCAGCCgaggcccgcccccgcccgccggaCTCCCGGGCCTTGCGCCCCGTGGAAGGTGCCCCTGCGGGTGCGGCCCAGAGGCCCCCGAGTCCCCGCTGAGGCCGCTCGCCTGGGCCAGGGGCTGCCGCCCGCCCCCGCGGAGGCCCCTCCACCCGCCCAGGGGCCGAGCGCCGACCTGGGTATGTGGGACACGTGTGTGTGCGGGGTGTGCGGGGCGCCTGTGTGTGCGGGCACGTGTGCGGGGGGCCGTATGTACGGGCTGTGTGTGTGCGGGGCTCTTGCGTGTGCGAGGCGTGGGTGCAGGGTGCGTGTGCGTGCAGGGCGCGTGTGTATGGGGGCGCGCGTGTATACAAGGTGTGTGTCTGTGCAGGGTGTGTCTGCATGTTGCTGTGTTTGTGCGTGTTGCGTGTGTTTATGCAGGGTGCATGTGCAGGGTGCATGTGTGTACAAGGTGCATGTGCCGGGCGCGTGTGTGTGCGGGGAGCATTGTGTGCAGGGCGCACGTGTAcagggtgtgtgtctgtgcaggGTGTGTCTGCATGTTGCCTGTGTTTGTGCGTGTTGCGTGTGTTTATGCAGGGTGCATGTGCAGGGTGCATGTGTGTACAAGGTGCATGTGCCGGGCGCGTGTGTGTGCGAGGAGCATTGTGTGCGGGGCGCGCGTGTAcagggtgtgtgtctgtgcaggGTGTGTCTGCATGTTGCTGTGTTTGTGCGTGTTGCGTGTGTTTATGCAGGGTGCATGTGCAGGGTGCATGTGTGTACAAGGTGCATGTGCCGGGCGCGTGTGTGTGCGGGGCGCGCGTgtacagggtgtgtgtgtgcggggcGTGTCTGTACAGGGCGCGTGTGCGGGGCACGCACCCACGTGCCTCCCCAGGGAGCCGCGCCTGCCTGGCTTCGAAGCCCGCAGGTGTCCCGCCCACCGCCCAGACCCAGGGCCCGGCGCTCGCCCCCAGCCTTGCGCCTCGCCCAGGACGGTGCCGTGTCGGGTGTGGGTCCTGCGTCCGGATGTGCGAGGTGCTGTGGGACTCGTTCGCCCCGTGCGTGAGCTGCCGAGGCGGGGACGCGGTGTAGACACGCACCTGAAGGGCCGCGGCGGCGTCCTGGGAGGAAGCTCGCGGTGGACGGTGCGGCCGAGGGGGCGCCGGTTCTCCCGCTGAGCCCCGAGACCCGCCGAGCGCACACGCGGACCAGCGGCTGCTACGCCGGTGCAGAGCACTTGCGACTTGCACCTTCGCCGTGAGACCCTTTGAATAAAGAATCTACAGGAATTCCGCGGCGCTTTGGTTGCACCAGATGCTCCTGGTTCTCGCCTTCGGGGGCGCTCGGTTGCGGCTGCGTGGGGGAGAGGTTCTGCGCGGAGCTTCATGGAAAGCGAGTGTCTCACGTTGTAGAACAACGAACCTGTGAAAAGTGCGTATTTTGTTACGATTGCAGGAGGTCTAAGCCAAGCCCTTGGCCTGCGGGGGGCCCATCCAGTGGGGGTGTCCGTCCAGTGCAGGGGGGCCTCCAGTGGGGGGGCCTTCAGTGGGGGGCCTCCAG
It encodes the following:
- the LDLRAD4 gene encoding low-density lipoprotein receptor class A domain-containing protein 4 isoform X3, with protein sequence MVVVIVCLLNHYKGSTRSFINRPGSRRQEDGLQPCQEGRLWPSDSSGPRPLASEVMYAPRARDRFAAPTFLPRDRFSRFQPTYPYVQHDIDLPPTISLSDGEEPPPYQGPCALQLRDPEQQRELNRESVRAPPNRTIFDSDLLDVAACSAGPCPPSSHSGISASTCSSHGRMEGPPPAYSEVMGRPPGAALLRPQHSTLRGGGPVAPQDSVGGPALPAQAKDRKPGNLA
- the LDLRAD4 gene encoding low-density lipoprotein receptor class A domain-containing protein 4 isoform X2, coding for MQEAGFQATNAFTECKFTCTSGKCLYLGSLVCNQQNDCGDNSDEENCLLVTEHPPPGIFNSELEFAQIIVVVVVVTVMVVVIVCLLNHYKGSTRSFINRPGSRRQEDGLQPCQEGRLWPSDSSGPRPLASEVMYAPRARDRFAAPTFLPRDRFSRFQPTYPYVQHDIDLPPTISLSDGEEPPPYQGPCALQLRDPEQQRELNRESVRAPPNRTIFDSDLLDVAACSAGPCPPSSHSGISASTCSSHGRMEGPPPAYSEVMGRPPGAALLRPQHSTLRGGGPVAPQDSVGGPALPAQAKDRKPGNLA
- the LDLRAD4 gene encoding low-density lipoprotein receptor class A domain-containing protein 4 isoform X1; protein product: MPCRALAVLDCGNSSSSVYPWAECKFTCTSGKCLYLGSLVCNQQNDCGDNSDEENCLLVTEHPPPGIFNSELEFAQIIVVVVVVTVMVVVIVCLLNHYKGSTRSFINRPGSRRQEDGLQPCQEGRLWPSDSSGPRPLASEVMYAPRARDRFAAPTFLPRDRFSRFQPTYPYVQHDIDLPPTISLSDGEEPPPYQGPCALQLRDPEQQRELNRESVRAPPNRTIFDSDLLDVAACSAGPCPPSSHSGISASTCSSHGRMEGPPPAYSEVMGRPPGAALLRPQHSTLRGGGPVAPQDSVGGPALPAQAKDRKPGNLA